The genomic region CCACAAACGCCTCGATTACCAGATCCTCCATAACACTTTTTTTCTCTACACCAATCAAGACGACGTCAATCAAAAAATCACTTTGATCGGCGTCAAAATCGATGTCCTGCTGCACAATCCCCATATCGCCGACGGCCATCCCGCAACCCTCGAAGAGCTCAGAAACCATGCCGAAGCGTTCGATGCGAAAGTACGTGCAATCTACGATTTTCAAACCGTCAACACCGTCATCAAAAATTCGACTGCCGCGATTTTGGCCCTGCAAAACCGCCTTTTCGCCCTTAAAGCCGCTAACGCGGCGGAACAGGAACTCTTTCGCGAAATCAGCCGTATCAGCGGAGCCATTCTCCTCGCAAAAAACGGGATGGACGCGCAGCTGATCGCCTCGCTGAACGCTTCGATCACCTCTTTATCGAAAAATCGCCTGAACGATCCGCTGAAAAATGACCTTCTTGAGCGTTCTATCGCCCATTTCAGGGTCATCGAGGAGTATTTTCCCCGCTACGTCCGCCATCTCGAGGAGATCAACGATCCCCAAGTCATCCGCTCCCTCCACCGCAGCAATGAAACGTTCCTGAACGAGTCGGACAGCGAACTGCGACTGATCAACTATTTTTCCTATCTGCTGGTCGCATTGTTCATCATCAGCATCGGGCTGATCACCTTTTTTCTCATCCGCAGCGAAAAGGAGGCACGCCGCGATCCACTGACCCGCCTGCGCAACCGCAAAGCCTACGAAGAGAAAATACGCCACGCGTCCCGTAAACTGTCTCTCATCCTGATCAACATCAACAAATTCAAGCATTACAACGATTTTTACGGCGTTCAGGAAGGGGACCGTCTGCTGATCGAAACGGCGCGGCGGATCAAAACGATGGGATTTGCCGGAAACCATGTTTCCTACTACCGCCTTGGGGCCGACGATTTCGGTATCCTTTTCGAAGAAAGTCCCCTTCTTTCCCTCGAAGAAGCGGCAAAAAGCGTGCTGCATCTGTTTCCGCGCGAGCCGATCGTCATCGACGGGGAAGTCCGCACCCCTTCGATCACCGTCGCGGCATCGAACATAGCGCCCCTTCTCGAAAACGCCGATATGGCGCTCAAAAGCAAACAGCAGCACAACCCCATCTTCTATCACGAAGGGCTCAATCTTCGCCAGGTGATCGAAGAGAACGTCACCAAAGCCAAAGAACTTCGTGAAGCGCTCGAAGAAGACCGGGTCATCCCCTATTTTCAACCGATCGTCGCTCTCTCATCGGGGATGGCGGCGAAACACGAAGTGTTGGCGCGCATCGTCATGAAAGACGGCGAGGTCCGCTCCATCTATCCCTATTTGCACGTCGCCAAGGAATCGCGGCTTTACAACCCCCTTTCGCGTATCATTATTTCCAAAAGCTTCGCGATCATCGCCTCCCGTACAGGGAATTTTTCGATCAATCTCTCGATCGACGATATCGAAAACAATGAAACGGTTGAACTCATCACGCAACTGCTGGAAAAGCATGAAGGGATCGGGAAAAGAATTATTTTCGAAATCCTGGAGAGCGAGGCGATCGAGCGATACGAAGGGACGCTTGAATTCATCGCCCATGTACGCCGCTACGGGTGCCGGATCGCGATCGACGATTTCGGAAGCGGCTATTCTAATTTTGCCCGCATCCTCAATCTTGCCGTCGATATTATCAAAATCGACGGCTCACTGATCCGCCATCTCGACAACGATTCCAAAGCGGTCACGATCGTTCAGACGATCGTCAACTTTACCCGTGCCGCATCCATCGAAACGGTGGCCGAATTCGTCCATAACGAAGCGGTGGCGCAGATCGTCCGATCCCTCGGGATCGATGCGGCCCAGGGATTTTATTTTTACGAACCTTCTCCTCTTCCGCTCAGCCCAGAGTGATATTTTCGATCCATTCGATACCCTCTTCCCAAACGATCAATGCGTCGACGCAGTAATCGAGGTTCAGCCTTTTTTGCTGCAGGTACGACTGTATCGCGCGGTTCAGTTTGGACAGTTTCGCGGGAGTGATATTGTGAACCGCCTGTTCGTAGGAACGGGCGCTTTTCACTTCGACGAAGCGAAGCACGTTCCCCTGTATCGCAATAATGTCGATTTCGCCGAAGCGGTTGTAGACGTTGCGATCAATAATCCGCAGCCCCCTGCTGCGGAGATAGTCGCACCCGCGCTCTTCGGCCGCATTGCCTATCGCGCGGGTATGCACGGGTTACTCCAGGTAGTCGGGCTTGAGGACCTCGACTTTGACCGATTTGAACCGTGCGGTACGGATCAGTTCGTCGCATTCGTCTCCGAACAGAAAATTGATCCGGCTCTTCGCATGGTGAAACGTGGTGAACATCGTCCCTTTTTTGATCGTCGTGCTCACTTTGACCCGTAACGGCGCGCTTTGTCCGTACTCGCTCCGCAAAACCACGAAATCTTTGTATTCGAAAAAATCGGCATCATCGACACTGACGAGGAGGATATCCTCGTCGTGCGAACGGTGAAGTTTTTCGCACATATTCGTCTGTGCGGCGTTATTGTAATGGACAAGCACCCGCCCCGTCGTCAGATAATATCCTTCGTGCCCTTGACGTTCCAGGAGTTCTTGTACCTGTCCGCGCGGTTCGTATTGTTTGTAACGGAACGAACCCAGCTCGTCCTTGGTCCGGAACGCGTCGATATGAAGCACCGGCAGATCTTCTTCCTGTACCGGCCATTGCAGGCCGCTTAAGCGCGCGGCTTCGAGTTTTTCGTAACTTGCCCCACCGAAACGCAACGGTGCATCGACCCGGACACGTTCCCATACGTCACGCGGGCTGTTGACTCCCAGATCGGTGCCGTAGCGTTTAGAGATTTCGGCGATTACTTCCCAGTCATCGGGCATCGTGACGTTGACCAGCGGTTGCGAAAGGTGCAGGCGGCGCTCGGCATTGACATAGACGCCCGTCTTCTCATAAGCGCTCTTGACGCCGAAAACGATATCGGCGAATTTGGTGATCTCGTTGTCGAACAACTCGTTGACGATCAGAAGTTCCAGATTCCCGAGGGCCGAGTGGATCTTGTTCTGGTTGGGGTGAATGTGGGCGATGTCTTCGCTGATGTTGAACAGGGCTTTGATTTCACCCCGCCCCATCGCGTCGATCAGGTCGGGAGTCATCATCCCGACTTCCTTGGGAGGCTGATAGTCCGGGGCGTAATAAGGAAGCATTCCCACGTCGCACGTTCCCTGCACGTTATTCTGTCCGCGCAACGGCATCAGTCCGGCTCCCCGTTTTCCGATATTTCCGGTGAGCATCGCCAGATGAGTGATTGCCATCACCGCATACGATCCGTCCAGATGCTCGGTGATTCCGAGTCCCCAGAAAAAAAGGCTTTTACGGGTCGCGTATTTGCGTGCGACCGTACGTACCTCATCGGCAAGCGGTTCATAACCGGGAAGCTGCAAGAAGAAATCGGGATTCGCGTACGGATCGGAGAGGATGGCGTTTTTGTACTCCTCATACCCTTTGGTCCGTGTGTTGACGAACTCCGTATTGACGAGATTTTCGCTGATGATGACGTATGCGAGCATGTTCAGCACCATCAGGTTGGCTTCATAAGGGATGCTCAGGTGCTCGCTTGCCGATTTCGAGAGCTGGATGCGGCGGACGTCGAGAACGGCCAGTTCCACCCCTTTGTTCTTGATGACGTCAAGCATCCGGTTGGCCACGATCGGATGCCCCTCGGTCGTATTGGTCCCCATCGCTACCATATACTCGGTCTCGTAGATGTCGTCAAACGGGTTGGTTGCCGCACCCTCCCCGATCGTGGTGCGCATCCCTTTCAGCGACGGGGAGTGGCAGACACGGGCACAATTGTCCACGTGCGGCGAACCGACGACGTGACGGGTGAAATGCTGGAAAAGGTATGAGCTCTCGCAGCTCGTCCGCGCCCCTCCGATCGCTGCGAACGCGTGCGAACCGTACTGATCGGTAATGGCCCGCAGTTTCCGAGCGGCCAGCTCATAGGCGCTGTTGTAGCTGATTTCGTACCATTCTGTCCCGACGGGCTCGAGATAATCCATATCCAGATCGGCAAACAGCGCGGCGTTTTTGGCGAGGAATGATTTGCGCACGCGTGCGTTCCGCAGCCGCTTTGAATGGGTCATGAAATCCCAGCCCTGTTTCCCTTTGATGCAAAGTCTTCCCTGGGAAACCGTCCCCTCTTCCTTGGCAAAAATCTTCCGGACCTTGTTGTCTTCGACCTCAGCGGAAATATCGCATCCCACACCGCAATAGGTACATACGCTGTCTATGACCATCGGATTCTTCTCCGCTTTAGCAGGCTTAGGCGCCCTTTTTAAAATTTGTGAAGTGTACTATTTTGTCTCTTAAGGGTTGCGGAAGCATCGAGACAATTCGTATCATTAAGTAAAACCTAAAAGGAAAGGCATAACGGTGTTTTCGTCGCCCGATGGCGCGTGCGATCCGTTCCACCCCTTCTGCGGTCGGCATGAAAAACGGCATTTTAAAGCGATTTTTCTGCGTCATTTCCGAATCGATGAAACCGGGCATAATCGTCATTACCCTGATGCCGTGCGGTGCAAGCTGATAATGCAACCCTTCCGCATAGGCATTCAGCGCCCGCTTGGAGCTGCTATACGCAATCGACGTCGGCATCGTGAACAACGAAGCCAAAGAGGAGATAAAGACGATTTCCCCCCCTTTTTGCTCGATCAGTTTCGGGATTATCGGTTCGAGCAAGGCGTGGACGCTCAGGAAATTGGTCGCGAACAGCCGCTCGAAATCCTCAAACGGCGTCACCCCGCCCAAGTGCCCGACCGATACCCCGGCATTGAGGATGATCCGATCGATCCGCTCCCGCGACAGGATTTCCCCGATCCGGCGCATCCGTTCAAAATCGGTCACGTCGGCTTCGATCGTCTCTACCTCCGCTCCGGCAGCACGGCACCGCTGCGCAACCGCCGCAAGCCGCTCGGCACGGCGGGCGATCAGCACCAGCGCATGCCCCTCTTGCGCATAATGGAGCGCCAGCGCTTCCCCCAGCCCGCTGCTGGCCCCCGTGATCACTATCCGCATCGCTACTCCCGCAAGGTAATTGTCGATATAATTATACCCATGAATGAAACACTGCACATCGGGGAACTCAATACCCTCGTTATCGACCGTTCAACGGTCCCCGGACTTTTTTTACGCGCGCTGGACGGCAGCGACATCCTCCTTCCCAACCAGTACGTGACGGAGTCGATGCACGTCGGAGACACCATCGACGTTTTCGTCTACACCGACAGCGAAGACCGTCCCGTCGCCACGACGCTCTCCCCCAAAGCGATGCTGGGGGAAATCGCCTTTTTGGAGGTTGTCGATACGGCCCCGATCGGGGCTTTCGTCGACTGGGGGCTCATGAAGGATCTCTTCGTCCCCAAAGCGCTCCAGAAACGCCCGTTTACCGTCGGTGAAAAACGGCTGGTGCGGGTTATCCGTGATGAACAGACCGGGCGGCTGGTGGGAACCGAAAAAATCACCGGCGGCCTTGAGACTCCACCGAGGGATTTTTACCCCAACACCCCGGTCACTTTCATGATCATCGCAAAAACACCGCTGGGCTACAAGGCCATTGTCGACCACCGCTATGAGGGGATGATCTACGCCAACGAGATTTTCGAAGAGGTGCGGGTCGGACAGATCAAGCACGGTTTCGTCAAACAACTGCGGAGCGACGGTAAGCTCGACCTCTCGCTGCAAATGACCGGTAAGGCCAAAGCCTCCGGTGCGGCGGAGAAGGTGTATACGATGCTGCAAGCCAACGGCGGCATGCTCCCCTACAACTCCAAAACCGATCCCGAGCTGATCCAAAAAGCGTTCGGCCTGAGCAAGAAAAATTTCAAAGCGGCACTCACGCAGCTCGTCGCCGATCAAAAAATCATGGTCAAGGAGAACGGTATCTATGGGATTTAAACCACGCCGACGCAATCCGATCGTCCAGCTCAGACCCCGCCAGATCAGCTACGAAGAAGGTGGACGCCACATCACGCTTCTCTCGCTCAACCGTGACACGATGGAGATCGAAGTCGAAATCAAAGAGGGGAACGTGAGCACTGTCGTCTCCGACTTCCCTTTCGCCCATCTTCCCAAAAAGATCAAGAAAGAGATCAACCCGCTATAATTCGCTTACGCAATTCAGAAAGGAACTTCATGTCACAATTCGCCAATGTCACCATCGACAAAAATGCCAACGTCTATTTCGACGGCAAAGTCACCAGCCGTACCGTCCGTTTCGACGACGGAAGTGTCAAAACGCTCGGCATCATGCTCCCGGGAGAGTACACGTTCAACACCGGCGATAAAGAGATCATGGAGATCATGACCGGAGAGATGGAGGTTCAGCTTCCCGGTTCGGACGCTTGGATTTCAGTCAAAGGACCGCAAAGCTTCGAAGTCCCCGCCAACAGCGCATTCCACCTCAAAGTGGCAACCATCAGCGACTACTGCTGCAGTTTCGTCAAATAACCAAAGCCGCCCGAACGGGCCGCTTTTACCCCCGGTTCACCGTTTCAGGATCACTTCCAGCGCCTGATGCAGCGCGTGCGTCGTCGTACGGGTCTCCAGCAGGTGATTGATATGGATTTTTTCGGCCTGTTCTTTCATCGACGCCGAAACCGTATCGACCAGCAGCACGATATCGACTTCATCGGCGTTCCCCATCATCCGCAAGACCTTGATCACCGATTTGAAATCGGCTTTCTGATCGATAAAAATATAGTCCGGAAGCTCTTTTTTGATTCGTGCCACCGCTTTTTCCGCCTCCAGCGTCATCGTCACATCCGAATGTTTGTCGGAGGAGAGAATCGCTTTTTTAATCCGATGCGCATGATGTTCCTCGCATCCCAGATAGACGATGCTGCGCCGCTGCAGCGATTCAAGATGCGGAATCAAATCGAACAGTGCCCGGTTTTCGTCTGAAAGCTTGTCGGTATTCAGCGAGTTGAGATAATATCTCAGATACGTGAGGCTCGAGAGCTGCCCGGTAATATTGGAACGCCGGAAATACTCACGGATCGCTTTTGAGGCGCGGGCTTTTTTTCCAGAGGGTGAGGTCGAATGAATAAGCCAGCTTGTCAAGCAAACGGGTAATCTTTTCTTCGAAACGCCTCGCCTGAACCACGTATTTGGAGCGGAAACTCTCTTCGTTCTCGGTAATGATCATGTCGATAAACTGCGCCAGACGAAAATTCTCCTCTTCCAATTCGCGCTTGAGATGGATGGCATCGACCGCTTTGGAACGTACGCTCGTCATTTTGGCAACCGCGATGGGGTATTTCTCGGAGGTTTCGGGAAGCTTTTTGAGAATATTTTCAAGCTTCGCCATCGCCCCCTCGGCCACGGCGATATTGATGTCGTGTTTGGCGATTGCTTCCTTGTTGGATTCAAGTTTGTGCTGCGCTTTTTGAAACTCGTCGTTGCGGTTCAAAAAGAGTTCGTAAAACGCTTTTTTGATGTGTCTCGAACGCTGCGTGAACCCGTCATAAATCTCGCTCAGGCGCATCAAATCGCGTGTGATTCCCGCAATTTCGGTATGTTTGAGGTCCAGATCCATGTCGACAAGGTTGTTGTAGGTGGTCATCAAAAACCGTCGCAGCTTTAAAAAATCGATTCCGTGAGGAACTTTTTCGTACGACGCGTACTGCGATATTTCATGATGGATGCCGCTGAAATACTCGTGGATAACGCTTTCGGTCGTAACCGCTTCTTGGAACTCCTCTGTGGCCACAGCGGTCTCTTTGCGGGTTTGCACCTGCCCGCTCTCGTCGCGTACGGCCCGTATTCCCACCGCATCACCGCCGCTTTCTTCGAAAGTGACCAAAATATCCGTTTCGGGGAGAACGTCGAGTTCTTCCCACTGGGCGATACGGAAAGGATAGACCTCTCCCGTACTCGTCACAACCGAGCCTTCTCCTTTGCTTTCATCGTAACGGAGCACTTTTCCCCTGTATTTCATTGCCATTCGTACCGTAAGGCTCCCGCTTCGCGTTATAGAATCTTATTATATCTTTTTGTAATAACTTTGTGATAGCGTTTTAGCGGCGTAGCTCGACATGCTCTTCGTCAATCCATCCTTCCCGTCCATACGCACTCCACCCTTTCTTGGTCGCAATCCCGCTGACTTTGTATGCATTTCCCCGCTTTGCGGTCGACGTAAAAACGGTTTTACTCCGGTACGGGCGGCATTCTCCGTTTCGGGTGCATACCTCGGCCCCCTCTTTGGCGACGAGCGTCACCGGTTCGATCGCCTGGATCTCCCCCTCGGGCATATCTGAAACGGCGGCGGCAGATCCAGCCTCCTTTTGCCGGTTCGGGGCGTCGTGTTTGCCGTCGATAATCTCCAGCAACAGCTTGCGCGCTTCGCGGTCTCCCTGTTTGGCCGCCTTGGACAACCACAGCATCGAGTGATCCAAATTTTTGGGCACACCGCGCCCCGAGGCGTACATCAGCGCCAGATTATACTGCGCGTCGACGTATCCTTGTAGCGCCGATTTTTCGTACCACGATGCCGCCCGCGTCTGATTGCGATCCACCGCGATCCCCCGTTCGTACATCACGCCGACCTCGAACTGGGCCGTCTTGTCTTCGCGCAGCGCATCGGTATAGATTTTCCAAAACGACTCCTGCACCTTTGCATTGGGGAGCGTGTTTTCGGCCGCCGACAATGTGACCAGCAAGGCCATAACGATTATTACCCCGATTTTCCCGTTCATCCGATTCCTTATTTAAAGTGTGTTGTAGGCGCGGTCTCCCGCGTCTCCAAGTCCGGGAATGATAAATTTATTCTCATCCAGTCCCAGGTCGATTTGGGCGATGTACATCTCGACGTCGCCGTGTTCGGATTCAACCCGTGCTATTCCCTCGGGCGAACCGATGACGTGAAGGGTGATGATTTTTTCGGCCCCTTTGGCCTTTACCGTCGCAATTGCGTCGCAAAGCGATCCCCCCGTAGCCACCATCGTATCGACCAGTATCACCGTTTTGCCGCCGCAATCTCTCAAACGGTCGTAATACAGACGGCTTTCATGGGTGCGTTCATCGCGCTTGATCCCCAAAAAGCCCGATTCTACGTTCGCCAACGTTTCGATAATCGCCTCGTGCATCGGCAATGCCGCCCGCAGAACCGAAACGACGACCAGCGAGGATTCGTCGATGAATTCCATTTGGGTCTCCCCTCTCCAGCTCCGGAGCGTTCTTGCCACCGTCGGCGTTTTCCTGAGCGCTTCGTTCAAAAGGATTTTTGTAATCTCCTTGATCGTATGGCGAAAAACGAGCGGCGTCAGACTGACATCGCGCAGCGTGTTGACCAGGGTCGTTAAAAGGGGGGATCGGGGGTTGGTGCACATCGGGTCTCTTTTGGTTCGATATGCGTAATTATAGTGAAATCGACGGGAGAAACGCACCTGCAATGCAGGGCGTATTATTTGTAGCGGTAAGTGATGCGCCCTTTGTCAAGGCTGTAAGGGGTCAACTCGATTTTCACCGTGTCACCGGGGAGAATTTTGATGTAGTGCATCCGCATTTTTCCAGCAATATGGCACAAAATCACATGCCCGTTCGCCAGTTCTACCCGAAACGTTGCGTTCGGTAGCGCCTCAATGATCTTTCCGTCTACTTCAATGACATCATCTTTTGCCATCTTATTTCCTTTACGCGATTGATAATATTTCAGCTCTACCGTTGATAACCGCAACCGTATGCTCATAATGGGAGCCTTTCAGCCCGTCCGTGCTGACTACATCCCATCCGTTAGAAAGAATCTTGGATGTCCCTTCCCTGTGACAGATCATCGGCTCGATGCAAAACACCATTCCGTTTTTGATCTTCGGACCCGCCTTGGGGTTGGGTCCATCAAGGTAATTGGGAATTTCCGGTTCTTCGTGGGGCTTTTTTCCGATCCCGTGTCCGCAAAATCCGCGCAAAGGGACGAATCCCCGCCCAAGGATGAATTTTTCGATCTCATGTGAGAGCTCTTTAAACCGCATCCCTTCACGGATGACGTCGATGGCGTGGTAAAGAGAATCTTTTGCGCACGCGATCAACGCTTCGTCTTCTTTGCTGATGGTTCCGACACCGACCGAAACGGCACCGTCTCCGAAGTATCCCCCTTTTTGGGTCCCCACGTCAAATCCTACAATGTCCCCTTCTTTGAGGGCATAGTCGGTGGGTATTCCGTGGATGATCACTTCGTTGACAGAGATGCAGACGGCATTGGGGAAACCGTAAAGGCCCTTGAAAGAGGGGGTGGCGCCTTGGCTGCGGATATACTCCTCCGCCATGGCATCCAGTTCTTTCAGGGTGACTCCGGGTTTGGTATGTTGGGCCAAAAGTTCCAAAGTCGCGCCGACGATTTGGTTCGCCGCACGCAATTTTATGAGTTCGTCGTTTTTTCGCAGCGCAATCGCCATGCTTAGAGGCCAACCGCGCTGAGGGTCTGGTAACGGCTCATGTAGATCTGCGCTTCGATGCGACGCATCGTATCGAGTGCGACCTGGACGACGATCAAGACCGCCGTACCGCCGAAAAAGAACGGTACACCCGCCCCTTTGAGGATGACCCACGGCAGTGTTGCCACAAGACCGAGGTAGATCGCCCCCGTAAAGGTGAGACGGCTCGCCGTTTCGTTCAGGAATTCTTTGGTCGATTCACCCGGACGGACACCCGGAATGAATCCTCCCTGGCGTTTCAGGTTCTCGGAAATGTCTTTGGCGTTGAACACGATCGACGCGTAGAAGAACGCAAAGAAAACGACAAACAAGAACTGCAGGAAGTTAAAGAAATAGTGATTCGGGTTCAGAAGATCCGCGATCCCCTGCACCGTCGGGTTTGTACTGCTCGAGAGCACGGTCATCGGGAACATCAGGATCGCCGAAGCGAAAATGACGGGGATGACCCCCGAAAGGTTTACTTTGACGGGAATGTAGTTCATTACCCGTTTGTTCTGGTGAGCCATCATCGTCTTTTTCGCGTACGTCACCGGAATGCGGCGTTCGCCGAGTTCAACGTAAATGATCACAAGGACCGTCGCAAAAATCAGCGCGATGATCAGCAAGAGTGTCAGGAAGCTCATCGCCCCCGTATTCACCATGGTCACGGCCTGGCCGATCCCGCTGGGAATCGCCGAAACGATACCCGCGAAAATGATCAGCGAAACACCGTTTCCGATTCCGTTTTGGGTAATCTGCTCACCAATCCACATCAGCAGCATCGTCCCCGCCAGCATCGAAACCGTCGCGAGAATCATGAACGTCGTATGATCGACGAGAATAGCGCTGCTACCGTCTTTGCCGGTCATGCTTTGCAATCCGATGCTCACCCCGATCGCCTGAACGATCGTAATCGCAATCGTCGCATAACGGATGATCTGCATGTATTTCACCATACCGTCACGCTCTTTTTTCATTTGAGCCAGGTTCGGGAAAGTTGCAGCCAACAGTTCCATGATAATCGAAGCGGTGATGTAGGGCATAATGCCAAGGGAGATGATGGAGAGGCGTTCGACGGCATTTCCGCTGAACATGTTAAAGAGACCCAACGCGTCAGCCTGATGCTCGTCGAAAAACGATGCAATGACCGCTGTGTCAACACCCGGAACCGGCACATAGGCCAGTAACCGGAAAATGAAGAGAAAACCGATCGTTATCAAGATCTTGTTTACAAGTTGTTGGTTCATTATTTACCAGTTGTTGTAACGTTTTCGTCTTTGATTTTAGATGCCAGGTCTTTCGCGCTTGCACCGACAAGTTTGACGCTCGTGACCGATTTTTTCATGCGGTGTACGCCGCGGATCGTTTCCATCGTGATCTCTGCGAGTTCGGCTACTTCTTTCACTTTCTCGACATTGATGACGTAAGGTTTGACGATTTTAGACGTAAACCCGATTTTTGGCAAACGGCGTGCTAGAGGCTGCTGTCCACCCTCAAAGTTACGTTTTTCATTGTAACCTTTACGCGCTTTTTGACCTTTGTGACCTTTACCGGCCGTTTTACCGTTTCCGCTGCCCTGGCCACGTCCGATACGTTTTTTGCTGTGGGTAGAACCCGCAGCAGGTGTAAGATTTTCGAGTGCCATTACTTACCCTTTGATACGTGAAAGCGCATCAATCGTTGCGCGTACCACGGTGTTTGGATTGTTGGAGCCCAGAGACTTCGTAAGAATGTCCTGGATCCCTGCAAGCTCGAGTACCGGACGGGTCGCGCCACCGGCGATAACCCCTGTACCTTCAGATGCCGGTTTGAGCAAAATGCGGCTTGCATTGTATTTTACTTCGATATCGTGAGCGATAGTCGTCCCTTTGATCTTGACTTCCGTCAGATTTTTGAACGCTTCGTCTACCGCTTTACGGATCGCATCGGGAACCTCTTTGGCTTTACCGACTCCGTAGCCGACGGTACCTTTTTTGTTACCGACAACGACAAGAGCGGTAAAACGGAAACGACGTCCACCTTTTACAACTTTTGTTACACGACCGATGTTTACGATCGATTCTTCAAATTCTTCTCTGTTAATCGCTTGCATCATCAGCCCTTAAAACTTGATTTCGTTTGCGCGAAGCGATTCGGCAAACGCTTTGACCACACCGTGGTACAAGAAACCGTTACGGTCGAACGTAATCTCGTTGATTCCGGCGTCTTTGAGGGTTTTAGCAAACGCTGCGGCCGCTTTTTCGGCGCCTTCTTTGTTTGCACGGAGACCCAAAGTTTTTGAATGTACGCTGGCCAGCGTTACACCCTGCTCATCGTTGATCGCTTGCGCACTGATGTAGCGGTTTGAGCGGAATACGGAAACACGTGGAAGTGTTGCGCATCCTGCGATTTTAGAGCGGATGCGGCGTTTGCGCTGTACGCGTTTTGCCGCTTTGATTTTAAGTATTTTACCTGTCATTTCATCGCCCCTTATTTCTTAGATGTCTTACCGGCTTTACGCAGGATAGTCTCATCAGCATATTTAACACCTTTACCTTTGTAAGGCTCAGGCGGACGGAATGAACGGATTTCAGCAGCGATCTGACCTACTTGCTGTTTGTCGGCGCCCTTGACGCTGATAACGTTTTTATCCACTGCGATCGTGATGCCCGCAGGAATATCGTAGTTGATATCGTGGCTGAAGCCCAGTTGCAGGTTCAAAACGTTTCCGTTGACGGCAGCACGGTAACCGACCCCGTTGATCTCGAGTTTTTTCTCGAATCCGGCAGTCAAACCGGTAACGATGTTCGCCGCAAGCGCGCGATAGGTTCCCCAGTATGCGCGGTCCTGACGATGGTCAGAGTTGGTGCTGAAAGAGAGCGCGTTGTCTTCGAGTTTTACGCCGCAGTTGCCGCGTGTGTCGAGAACTTGCGTAACGTTCCCTTTTGCAAAAGTAATGACGGTACCGTCAATGCTTACTTTGACATCATTTGGGATAGAAATAGGATTTTTACCAATACGTGACATCTTATCTCCTTACCAAATCGTACAAAGGACTTCGCCGCCGACGCCAAGCTCATACGCTTTATCGTTAGGAAGTACCCCTTTTGAACTGCTGACGATGATCGTACCGTAACCGTTTTTGAAACGTTTCAATTCGTCTTTGCCTTTGTAAATACGG from Campylobacterota bacterium harbors:
- a CDS encoding EAL domain-containing protein, producing the protein MKLSLKLILTVILGVSALSALFLFKSFSNRYFVHRNAIELSFKEIETAHKRLDYQILHNTFFLYTNQDDVNQKITLIGVKIDVLLHNPHIADGHPATLEELRNHAEAFDAKVRAIYDFQTVNTVIKNSTAAILALQNRLFALKAANAAEQELFREISRISGAILLAKNGMDAQLIASLNASITSLSKNRLNDPLKNDLLERSIAHFRVIEEYFPRYVRHLEEINDPQVIRSLHRSNETFLNESDSELRLINYFSYLLVALFIISIGLITFFLIRSEKEARRDPLTRLRNRKAYEEKIRHASRKLSLILININKFKHYNDFYGVQEGDRLLIETARRIKTMGFAGNHVSYYRLGADDFGILFEESPLLSLEEAAKSVLHLFPREPIVIDGEVRTPSITVAASNIAPLLENADMALKSKQQHNPIFYHEGLNLRQVIEENVTKAKELREALEEDRVIPYFQPIVALSSGMAAKHEVLARIVMKDGEVRSIYPYLHVAKESRLYNPLSRIIISKSFAIIASRTGNFSINLSIDDIENNETVELITQLLEKHEGIGKRIIFEILESEAIERYEGTLEFIAHVRRYGCRIAIDDFGSGYSNFARILNLAVDIIKIDGSLIRHLDNDSKAVTIVQTIVNFTRAASIETVAEFVHNEAVAQIVRSLGIDAAQGFYFYEPSPLPLSPE
- a CDS encoding YraN family protein yields the protein MHTRAIGNAAEERGCDYLRSRGLRIIDRNVYNRFGEIDIIAIQGNVLRFVEVKSARSYEQAVHNITPAKLSKLNRAIQSYLQQKRLNLDYCVDALIVWEEGIEWIENITLG
- a CDS encoding molybdopterin-dependent oxidoreductase, encoding MVIDSVCTYCGVGCDISAEVEDNKVRKIFAKEEGTVSQGRLCIKGKQGWDFMTHSKRLRNARVRKSFLAKNAALFADLDMDYLEPVGTEWYEISYNSAYELAARKLRAITDQYGSHAFAAIGGARTSCESSYLFQHFTRHVVGSPHVDNCARVCHSPSLKGMRTTIGEGAATNPFDDIYETEYMVAMGTNTTEGHPIVANRMLDVIKNKGVELAVLDVRRIQLSKSASEHLSIPYEANLMVLNMLAYVIISENLVNTEFVNTRTKGYEEYKNAILSDPYANPDFFLQLPGYEPLADEVRTVARKYATRKSLFFWGLGITEHLDGSYAVMAITHLAMLTGNIGKRGAGLMPLRGQNNVQGTCDVGMLPYYAPDYQPPKEVGMMTPDLIDAMGRGEIKALFNISEDIAHIHPNQNKIHSALGNLELLIVNELFDNEITKFADIVFGVKSAYEKTGVYVNAERRLHLSQPLVNVTMPDDWEVIAEISKRYGTDLGVNSPRDVWERVRVDAPLRFGGASYEKLEAARLSGLQWPVQEEDLPVLHIDAFRTKDELGSFRYKQYEPRGQVQELLERQGHEGYYLTTGRVLVHYNNAAQTNMCEKLHRSHDEDILLVSVDDADFFEYKDFVVLRSEYGQSAPLRVKVSTTIKKGTMFTTFHHAKSRINFLFGDECDELIRTARFKSVKVEVLKPDYLE
- a CDS encoding SDR family NAD(P)-dependent oxidoreductase, translated to MRIVITGASSGLGEALALHYAQEGHALVLIARRAERLAAVAQRCRAAGAEVETIEADVTDFERMRRIGEILSRERIDRIILNAGVSVGHLGGVTPFEDFERLFATNFLSVHALLEPIIPKLIEQKGGEIVFISSLASLFTMPTSIAYSSSKRALNAYAEGLHYQLAPHGIRVMTIMPGFIDSEMTQKNRFKMPFFMPTAEGVERIARAIGRRKHRYAFPFRFYLMIRIVSMLPQPLRDKIVHFTNFKKGA
- a CDS encoding S1-like domain-containing RNA-binding protein codes for the protein MNETLHIGELNTLVIDRSTVPGLFLRALDGSDILLPNQYVTESMHVGDTIDVFVYTDSEDRPVATTLSPKAMLGEIAFLEVVDTAPIGAFVDWGLMKDLFVPKALQKRPFTVGEKRLVRVIRDEQTGRLVGTEKITGGLETPPRDFYPNTPVTFMIIAKTPLGYKAIVDHRYEGMIYANEIFEEVRVGQIKHGFVKQLRSDGKLDLSLQMTGKAKASGAAEKVYTMLQANGGMLPYNSKTDPELIQKAFGLSKKNFKAALTQLVADQKIMVKENGIYGI
- a CDS encoding pyrimidine/purine nucleoside phosphorylase; amino-acid sequence: MSQFANVTIDKNANVYFDGKVTSRTVRFDDGSVKTLGIMLPGEYTFNTGDKEIMEIMTGEMEVQLPGSDAWISVKGPQSFEVPANSAFHLKVATISDYCCSFVK